In Sphingopyxis macrogoltabida, the sequence GCATCGTCCTTCCGGACGGTTATGCCCCCGACTGGCAGGTGCTGCCGATCCCGCGGCCCAAGGATGGTCTGACGGTCACCTTCGCACCGCTCTGAGCTTGCCCGGCCGGTCGTCACGCGCCATCTGGGGCGCGTGACGAGTCTCCGCCCCTATCTCATCTGGTTCGCCGTCGCGGTGCTGCTGGCGCTCGGCGCGATCCGCGCGATGCAGTGGGTCCGCGACCATCCCGAACATGTTCGGACCGCGCGTTTCGAGCTGGCGCATCCGCAAGGCTGGGCCACGCACGCCAAGCTCGTCGGCCTGGCGGGCGACGATGCCGCCTGCTTTGCCGCTTTCGACCGCGCGAAGGCCGGGTACCTGCGGCGTCCGGCGGTCGGGCGCGGCGTGTGCCGGGCGAGCCAGCGGATGATCCTGACCGGGAACAAATTCGCGCCGACGATGCGGCCCGCGGGTGCCGCGCCGGGCTGCGCCGTGACCGCCGCGATGATCCTGTGGGACCGCGACGTCGTGCAGCCGCTCGCGCGGAAATATTTCGGCCAGAAGGTCACCGAACTCGAAAACCTCGGCAGCTATAACTGCCGCAAGATCGCCGGACGGCAGGCGCAGAGCGAGCATTCAACCGCCAATGCGATCGACATCTCGGCCTTCATTCTCGCCGACGGCACGCGCATTTCGCTGATCAACGATTGGGACGAAGGCGACAAGCGCGGCGAGTTCCTGCACGCGGTGCGCGACGGATCGTGCGGCCTGTTCAGTACCGTTCTGTCGCCCGACCACAATGCCGCGCACGCCAATCATTTCCACTTCGACATGGCGAAGCGGACGGCGGGCTGGACGATCTGCCGCTAGGTCCCGGGTTTAGACGGTGAAGCTCTCGCCGCAGCCGCACGCACCCTTGGCGTTCGGATTTTCGAACACGAAGCCGGCAGCGAAATCGTCCTCGACCCAGTCCATCGTGCTGCCGATCAGATAGAGTACCGACGCGCCGTCGATGTAGAAGGTGCCGCCGGGGGTCTCGATCTTCTCGTCGAACTTCTGCTCCTCGGTGACATAGTCGACCGAGT encodes:
- a CDS encoding HesB/IscA family protein; protein product: MTDVKTRARRAAVTLTANAEERIAKLMASAPEGAIGVRLSTPRRGCSGLAYSVDYVTEEQKFDEKIETPGGTFYIDGASVLYLIGSTMDWVEDDFAAGFVFENPNAKGACGCGESFTV
- a CDS encoding extensin-like domain-containing protein encodes the protein MTSLRPYLIWFAVAVLLALGAIRAMQWVRDHPEHVRTARFELAHPQGWATHAKLVGLAGDDAACFAAFDRAKAGYLRRPAVGRGVCRASQRMILTGNKFAPTMRPAGAAPGCAVTAAMILWDRDVVQPLARKYFGQKVTELENLGSYNCRKIAGRQAQSEHSTANAIDISAFILADGTRISLINDWDEGDKRGEFLHAVRDGSCGLFSTVLSPDHNAAHANHFHFDMAKRTAGWTICR